Proteins encoded in a region of the Falco rusticolus isolate bFalRus1 chromosome 10, bFalRus1.pri, whole genome shotgun sequence genome:
- the RNH1 gene encoding ribonuclease inhibitor isoform X1 yields the protein MAAERQPDLVSTVKMELDMQCEEISPSRWAELLPTMKSCKSIRLDDCNLSSSHCEDLSSIISMNPVLAELKLSNNEMGDAGIEYLCKGLLTPSCSLQKLWLQNCNLTGASCETLRAVLSTQPSLTELRIGDNRLGTAGVKVLCQGMMSPSCKLQKLQLDYCELTADVVEALNAALQSKPTLKELSLSNNTLGDTATKQLCRGLVESSCNLELLHLENCGITSDSCQEISAVLSSMSSLREISVGDNKIGDSGLALLCQGLMHPNCKIEKLWLWDCDLTSAGCKYLSKLISTKETLAELSLIDNNLRDSGMEMLCQALKDPECKLQELWLRECGLTTACCKAVSSALSTNKHLKVLHMGENKLGDAGVELLCQGLLHPNCSIHTLWLGNCDITSACCETLTTIMTSKPCLTELELSQNPLDDEGVRKLSKALLNPSCNLQHLILYDIYWSSEVDDELRAVEESKPEVKIIS from the exons gcTGGATGACTGCAATCTCTCCAGCAGTCACTGTGAGGATCTCTCCTCCATCATTAGTATGAATCCAGTCCTCGCGGAGCTGAAGCTGAGCAACAATGAGATGGGAGATGCAGGCATCGAGTACCTGTGTAAAGGGTTGCTGACGCCAAGCTGTAGCCTACAGAAGTTATG GCTGCAAAACTGCAATCTGACAGGTGCCAGCTGTGAGACCCTCCGTGCTGTCCTCAGCACGCAGCCTTCCCTGACGGAGCTGCGCATTGGTGACAACAGACTGGGAACCGCTGGAGTCAAGGTGCTTTGTCAAGGGATGATGAGCCCCAGCTGTaagctgcagaagctgca gTTGGACTACTGCGAACTCACAGCTGATGTTGTGGAAGCTCTCAatgctgctctgcaaagcaaGCCCACCCTGAAGGAGCTCAGCCTGAGTAACAACACGCTGGGAGATACAGCTACAAAGCAGCTGTGCCGGGGGCTGGTGGAGTCAAGCTGCAACCTAGAGTTATTACA cctggagaaCTGCGGCATCACCAGTGATAGCTGTCAGGAGATTAGCGCTGTTCTCAGTAGCATGTCATCACTGAGAGAGATCTCTGTGGGGGATAACAAGATTGGGGACTCTGGTCTGGCTCTCCTCTGCCAAGGACTGATGCATCCGAACTGCAAAATCGAGAAGCTATG GTTATGGGACTGTGATCTCACAAGTGCTGGATGTAAATATCTCTCCAAACTCATTAGTACAAAAGAGACCCTCGCAGAGTTGAGTCTGATAGACAATAACCTGAGAGACTCGGGCATGGAAATGCTGTGTCAGGCACTGAAGGATCCCGAGTGTAAACTCCAGGAGCTATG GCTTAGGGAGTGCGGGCTCACGACTGCTTGCTGCAAGGCCGTCAGCTCTGCTCTCAGCACAAACAAGCACCTGAAAGTACTGCACATGGGCGAGAACAAGTTGGGAGATGCAGGCGTTGAACTCTTGTGTCAGGGGCTGCTGCACCCCAACTGCAGCATCCATACCCTATG gctGGGCAACTGTGATATCACGTCAGCCTGCTGTGAAACCCTGACCACCATCATGACTAGCAAGCCGTGCCTTACCGAGCTGGAGCTGAGCCAAAACCCTCTGGACGATGAAGGCGTCAGGAAGCTCAGCAAAGCCTTGCTGAATCCCAGCTGCAATCTGCAGCACTTAAT TTTGTATGACATTTACTGGAGTTCTGAAGTGGATGATGAACTCAGAGCCGTGGAGGAGTCCAAGCCTGAAGTGAAGATCATTTCATGA
- the RNH1 gene encoding ribonuclease inhibitor isoform X2: protein MELDMQCEEISPSRWAELLPTMKSCKSIRLDDCNLSSSHCEDLSSIISMNPVLAELKLSNNEMGDAGIEYLCKGLLTPSCSLQKLWLQNCNLTGASCETLRAVLSTQPSLTELRIGDNRLGTAGVKVLCQGMMSPSCKLQKLQLDYCELTADVVEALNAALQSKPTLKELSLSNNTLGDTATKQLCRGLVESSCNLELLHLENCGITSDSCQEISAVLSSMSSLREISVGDNKIGDSGLALLCQGLMHPNCKIEKLWLWDCDLTSAGCKYLSKLISTKETLAELSLIDNNLRDSGMEMLCQALKDPECKLQELWLRECGLTTACCKAVSSALSTNKHLKVLHMGENKLGDAGVELLCQGLLHPNCSIHTLWLGNCDITSACCETLTTIMTSKPCLTELELSQNPLDDEGVRKLSKALLNPSCNLQHLILYDIYWSSEVDDELRAVEESKPEVKIIS, encoded by the exons gcTGGATGACTGCAATCTCTCCAGCAGTCACTGTGAGGATCTCTCCTCCATCATTAGTATGAATCCAGTCCTCGCGGAGCTGAAGCTGAGCAACAATGAGATGGGAGATGCAGGCATCGAGTACCTGTGTAAAGGGTTGCTGACGCCAAGCTGTAGCCTACAGAAGTTATG GCTGCAAAACTGCAATCTGACAGGTGCCAGCTGTGAGACCCTCCGTGCTGTCCTCAGCACGCAGCCTTCCCTGACGGAGCTGCGCATTGGTGACAACAGACTGGGAACCGCTGGAGTCAAGGTGCTTTGTCAAGGGATGATGAGCCCCAGCTGTaagctgcagaagctgca gTTGGACTACTGCGAACTCACAGCTGATGTTGTGGAAGCTCTCAatgctgctctgcaaagcaaGCCCACCCTGAAGGAGCTCAGCCTGAGTAACAACACGCTGGGAGATACAGCTACAAAGCAGCTGTGCCGGGGGCTGGTGGAGTCAAGCTGCAACCTAGAGTTATTACA cctggagaaCTGCGGCATCACCAGTGATAGCTGTCAGGAGATTAGCGCTGTTCTCAGTAGCATGTCATCACTGAGAGAGATCTCTGTGGGGGATAACAAGATTGGGGACTCTGGTCTGGCTCTCCTCTGCCAAGGACTGATGCATCCGAACTGCAAAATCGAGAAGCTATG GTTATGGGACTGTGATCTCACAAGTGCTGGATGTAAATATCTCTCCAAACTCATTAGTACAAAAGAGACCCTCGCAGAGTTGAGTCTGATAGACAATAACCTGAGAGACTCGGGCATGGAAATGCTGTGTCAGGCACTGAAGGATCCCGAGTGTAAACTCCAGGAGCTATG GCTTAGGGAGTGCGGGCTCACGACTGCTTGCTGCAAGGCCGTCAGCTCTGCTCTCAGCACAAACAAGCACCTGAAAGTACTGCACATGGGCGAGAACAAGTTGGGAGATGCAGGCGTTGAACTCTTGTGTCAGGGGCTGCTGCACCCCAACTGCAGCATCCATACCCTATG gctGGGCAACTGTGATATCACGTCAGCCTGCTGTGAAACCCTGACCACCATCATGACTAGCAAGCCGTGCCTTACCGAGCTGGAGCTGAGCCAAAACCCTCTGGACGATGAAGGCGTCAGGAAGCTCAGCAAAGCCTTGCTGAATCCCAGCTGCAATCTGCAGCACTTAAT TTTGTATGACATTTACTGGAGTTCTGAAGTGGATGATGAACTCAGAGCCGTGGAGGAGTCCAAGCCTGAAGTGAAGATCATTTCATGA